The Zobellia alginiliquefaciens genome contains a region encoding:
- a CDS encoding LytR/AlgR family response regulator transcription factor encodes MEYTYTIIDSDATSNLQLQHYLEDYGDFTCAGLAQNSTDGTNTILKYSPDVIFISLNESAYEYFHMVMELHQYLDELPIIIGISKSKKYAYDAIKNGFFDYWLKPYNEFDIRKSILRLKKQVPAKTEPQTLCLKSYRDFQYINTDDILYLQADNNSTEFVMKDGTINNAYKTLKTFENQLPKNFVRIHQSYIVNTNFISRISYGKSYCTLKQNKMQLPFSKSYRENIDGLKNLLSKNTISSLN; translated from the coding sequence TTGGAATATACTTATACCATAATAGATTCAGATGCGACCTCAAATTTGCAATTACAGCACTATTTGGAGGATTATGGTGATTTTACATGTGCCGGTCTTGCGCAAAACAGTACCGATGGCACTAATACAATTCTAAAATACAGTCCGGACGTTATTTTCATTAGTCTAAATGAAAGCGCTTACGAATATTTTCATATGGTTATGGAGCTCCATCAATATTTAGACGAGCTTCCTATTATTATAGGTATATCTAAAAGCAAGAAATACGCTTACGATGCAATAAAAAATGGATTCTTTGATTACTGGCTAAAACCCTATAATGAGTTTGATATAAGAAAATCCATTTTACGTCTTAAAAAGCAGGTACCCGCCAAAACAGAACCCCAAACATTGTGTTTAAAATCGTACCGTGACTTTCAATACATCAACACAGACGACATTCTTTACCTACAGGCAGATAACAATTCTACAGAATTCGTTATGAAAGACGGAACAATAAACAATGCCTACAAAACGTTAAAAACCTTCGAAAATCAGTTGCCAAAAAACTTTGTGAGAATACACCAGAGTTACATAGTAAACACGAACTTTATTTCTCGTATTAGTTATGGCAAATCATACTGCACCTTAAAACAGAATAAGATGCAACTACCATTCTCCAAATCGTACAGGGAAAATATAGACGGGCTCAAAAATTTATTGTCAAAAAACACAATTTCCTCTCTTAATTAA
- a CDS encoding histidine kinase codes for MENLVRILAVDDHEMIVLGYKYTIEGCDFKDYKVTVNIAPSYLEGKAEIESSASRMPYDIILLDIQMFPDNAKEERGGIDLGLLARKISPTSKVVFLSSFSDSYHINNVLKTVNPDGYMVKSEVDEKTLQDMVKTVKDNPPYYTAAALQAIRRKMANEDQIDERDKKILYQLSIGTKTKDISSLVAASSTTVENRKRQLKVIFNVENGNDFALIEEAKKRGFI; via the coding sequence ATGGAGAATTTAGTTAGAATATTAGCTGTTGATGATCATGAGATGATTGTACTTGGCTACAAGTACACTATTGAAGGGTGTGATTTTAAGGATTACAAGGTTACTGTCAATATTGCGCCCAGCTATCTAGAAGGCAAAGCAGAAATAGAAAGTTCGGCCAGTCGCATGCCTTATGACATCATATTATTGGACATACAGATGTTCCCCGATAACGCCAAAGAAGAAAGAGGCGGTATTGATCTTGGTCTGTTGGCGAGAAAAATTTCTCCAACTTCCAAAGTTGTTTTCCTTTCCTCTTTTAGCGATAGTTACCATATTAACAACGTTTTAAAAACCGTTAACCCGGACGGGTATATGGTGAAGTCGGAAGTTGATGAAAAAACGCTTCAAGATATGGTAAAGACGGTAAAAGACAATCCACCGTACTATACCGCAGCCGCACTTCAGGCCATACGTAGAAAAATGGCAAACGAGGACCAGATAGACGAACGGGACAAAAAAATATTATATCAATTATCCATTGGTACTAAAACAAAAGATATCTCTTCTTTAGTTGCCGCATCTAGCACAACCGTGGAAAACCGAAAAAGACAGTTAAAAGTAATCTTCAATGTTGAAAATGGTAATGACTTTGCCTTAATTGAGGAAGCAAAAAAACGTGGCTTTATTTAA
- a CDS encoding tetratricopeptide repeat-containing sensor histidine kinase produces MICVKRKLLLITVHLSFLLLTTSFISCHKKDQNNIHKSIVQVDSVFALIDSSSNSGVSKEKSKLYLAKAEKKTDELDNDSIKLKLFSKISLKYLNLKDSVNFLRTNQETVELSKLSNDSITLAEANWDLASFHRSKARTHEAYLYFSEAQKIYEALHMDYESARMLYNMAVTQADIKDYTGSEINTIRAIEILKPLEEYKRLYYCYNNLGSITKELKDFDRALDYYATALEYQTKLDFENNYGLSLKNNIGVVYQERGNFEESIPYFEEVLKDKSLKSEKPTLYGTALNNLTYSKFKINNRENFSDQFSEIIKLQDSLGEIKDVSRTHFCFAEYHLSKNDTLNAIFQAKKALGYAKISSNNDRVLESYQLLAKLEPSKSSYYNQQYISLNDSLHHTERQVRNKFARIRFETDEFIAENEALAREKQLWTGVAVSILLLGLMSYVILDQRSKNQKLRFQQQQQAANQEIFNLMLTQKEKLEEGKKIEQKRISEELHDGVLGKMLGARMVLTGLNKRSGEEATTERKKAIDALQEVEKEVRSISHELSHAAYQNIPNFIHSISDLLNTVKATANFESKFVYNETFDWDSLNANVKINVYRMIQESLQNCVKHAASKNVIVELSKTDTGFMVKIVDDGKGFKTSSRKKGIGLRNISSRIEKIKGTYTIESARGKGTTVTLKVPLEIQSTCETS; encoded by the coding sequence ATGATCTGTGTCAAACGTAAACTACTTCTAATCACTGTTCATCTAAGCTTTCTCTTGCTTACCACATCCTTTATATCTTGTCACAAGAAAGATCAAAATAATATTCACAAATCCATCGTTCAAGTCGATTCAGTTTTTGCTCTGATCGACAGCTCCAGCAATTCAGGTGTCTCAAAAGAGAAAAGTAAGCTGTATTTGGCTAAAGCCGAAAAAAAAACGGACGAGTTAGATAACGATTCAATAAAACTTAAGCTTTTTTCTAAAATTTCCCTCAAGTACTTAAACCTCAAAGATTCTGTCAACTTCTTAAGAACAAATCAAGAAACCGTTGAATTATCCAAATTATCAAATGATAGCATAACTCTTGCCGAAGCAAACTGGGATTTAGCTAGTTTCCATAGGTCAAAAGCACGTACTCATGAGGCATATTTATACTTTTCGGAAGCCCAAAAAATATACGAAGCCCTTCATATGGATTATGAATCTGCCCGTATGCTATACAACATGGCTGTTACCCAAGCAGACATTAAAGACTATACAGGTAGTGAAATTAACACCATACGGGCCATTGAAATTTTAAAACCACTAGAAGAGTACAAAAGGCTTTACTACTGTTATAATAATTTAGGCTCAATAACAAAAGAACTAAAAGATTTTGACAGGGCTCTTGATTACTATGCGACTGCTCTTGAATACCAAACCAAACTAGACTTTGAAAACAACTACGGTCTTAGCCTTAAGAACAATATTGGTGTTGTGTACCAGGAAAGAGGCAATTTTGAGGAATCCATTCCTTATTTTGAAGAAGTACTAAAAGACAAAAGCTTAAAATCAGAAAAACCTACTTTGTACGGTACTGCCCTAAATAATTTAACCTACAGTAAATTCAAAATAAACAACAGGGAAAACTTCTCGGACCAGTTTTCAGAAATAATTAAGCTTCAGGATAGCTTAGGGGAGATTAAAGATGTCTCACGCACCCATTTCTGCTTTGCCGAATATCACTTGAGTAAAAACGACACTTTAAACGCTATTTTTCAAGCAAAGAAAGCCTTGGGATATGCAAAAATATCAAGTAATAACGATCGCGTTCTAGAAAGCTACCAGCTTTTAGCCAAGTTAGAACCCTCAAAATCTAGTTATTATAATCAGCAATACATCTCTTTAAATGATAGCCTACATCATACCGAGAGACAGGTTAGGAATAAATTTGCACGAATTCGTTTTGAAACAGATGAATTTATTGCCGAAAATGAAGCGTTGGCTCGCGAAAAGCAACTGTGGACAGGTGTGGCGGTTTCCATATTATTATTAGGACTTATGTCATACGTAATTCTAGATCAGCGATCTAAAAATCAAAAACTCCGTTTTCAACAGCAACAACAGGCAGCTAACCAAGAGATTTTCAATTTAATGCTTACCCAAAAAGAAAAACTGGAAGAAGGAAAGAAAATAGAGCAAAAAAGAATATCAGAAGAACTTCATGATGGGGTTTTAGGAAAAATGCTAGGTGCACGTATGGTGCTTACGGGGCTCAATAAACGTTCGGGAGAAGAAGCTACAACCGAGAGAAAAAAAGCTATTGATGCCTTACAAGAAGTTGAAAAAGAGGTGCGTTCTATTTCCCATGAACTTAGTCACGCAGCTTACCAGAACATTCCAAATTTCATCCATTCAATTAGCGACCTATTGAATACGGTTAAAGCTACCGCGAATTTTGAATCTAAATTTGTATACAACGAAACCTTTGATTGGGATTCACTTAATGCAAATGTAAAAATTAACGTGTACCGTATGATTCAAGAAAGTTTACAAAATTGTGTTAAACATGCTGCATCTAAAAATGTAATTGTAGAACTTAGTAAAACCGATACTGGTTTTATGGTTAAGATTGTAGATGACGGAAAAGGCTTCAAAACAAGTTCCAGAAAAAAAGGGATTGGTCTTCGAAACATTTCATCTAGAATAGAAAAAATAAAAGGAACGTACACTATTGAGAGTGCTCGCGGTAAAGGTACCACCGTTACACTCAAAGTTCCATTAGAAATACAATCAACATGCGAAACCAGTTAA